Part of the Bacteriovorax sp. BAL6_X genome, CTAGCTAAAGTGTAAGGGAGCTATAACAACGTTAAATCTTAGCTTCGCTAAGATACCGCAGTTATTTAAGTTCAACCTTAGGAAAAAGCGCTTCCGGTGGTTGTGGCGTATAAGTCGCCTTACCAAATTCCATAAGCTCAGACCCGTTTACACTTGAACCAATATATTCAAGAGCAGTCTTTGTACACTCAGGAAGGAAAGCTTGAAGCATATAAGATGCGGCGGCCATTCCATAGAAACAGTTATAAGCGATTGGTGCAAATGCTGCTTCATCAGCTTTGTGTTTCCATGGTTCTTTGTCGTTAACGTATTGGTTTAGGCTAACGATTAGGTCCCAGATCGCATCGATTGCTTTATTGTGCTCACGTCTTTCCATAAACTCTTTAGCGCGCTCAAAGTGTGGAAGCGCATCGATTTCTTGAGTTACACCTTGTGCAGTATAAACCTTATCAGGGAAGCTCTTAAGACCTAATTTGATAACTCTCATAAGAAGGTTACCGTAGTCATTTGCAAGTTCACTATTGTGCTTATCAACTAATTCTTGTTCAGAGAATTTTCCATCTCCTGAAGAAGAAATATTCTTTAGCATATAGTAACGGAAAGTATCCGTTGGGTATTTTTCAAGCATCTCAAATGGATCAACAACATTTCCAAGAGACTTACTCATTTTCTTTCCATCTTCAGCAAGAACCATTCCGTGAACATAAACTTGTTTTGGAAGTGGCAGGTCTGCGGCCTTTAGCATACATGGCCAAATTACTGAGTGGAACCAAAGAATGTCTTTACCAATAACGTGCATATCAGCTGGCCAAAACTTAGCTTCTTGCTCTTTATCTAAAGCAGAGTAGTAGTTAATGAGAGCATCAAACCAAGTGTACATAACAAAGTTGTCATTTCCTGGAACGCTTACACCCCAACCTTGGCTTGGACGAGAGATAGCAAGATCTCTTAGGTCGTCATTTTCAAGGCGAGAGAGGATTTCTTTGTAGCGTGCAGCTGGCACGATAAAGTCTGGATTTGCTTTTAGGTGATCGATAATCCATTTTTGATATTCGCTTAGCTTAAAGAAGAAACCTTCTTCTTCCTTTAGCTCAAGTGGTTTGTGGTGTTCTGGACAATTACCATCTGGAGCTTGCGCTTCAGTATAGAAAGACTCACATGAAAGACAGTAATTCCCTGAGTAGTGACCGTGGTAGATTAGTCCCTTTGCTTCTAGGTTCTTCCACAGTTCAACACAAGTTTCAGCATGACGATCTTCAGTTGTTCTAATGAAGTCATCATATTGAATATTTGCTTTTGTACAAAGCTCTTTGAAAATTTCAACATTAGCATTTACGAACTCAAGAGTATCAAGTCCTGCAGCTTTTGCTGATTCAATTAGCTTTTGTCCGTTCTCATCTGTTCCTGTTAGGAAGTGAGTTTCTTTTCCAAGAATTTTATTCCAACGAACGTATGAGTCAGTTACGATCTTTTCATAAGCGTGACCAATGTGTGGTCTTCCGTTTGGATAATCAATCGCAGTAGTTGCGTAGAATGTATTTTTAGTCATTTCAAGTTTCCTTTAAACAAGTTTGCTCTTAGGGTGAGTACTACTTAAGGTTTAACTACAATATTACAGATTCTTCCTGGTACATAGATCTCTTTAACAATAGTTCCCGTTAGGAATTTCGCAACCTTCTCATCAGCTTTTGCTTGAGCTAGGAAGTCTTCTTTTGAGATATCAGCAGGTACATCAATTGTTGATCTCGTCTTACCGTTAACTTGGATTGCCATTGTGATGAGGTCATCTTTTGCAAGATCAGCATCAAATGCTGGCCAAGCTGCAAGTGAACAAGAAGTTGTTTCACCAAGGTTTGCCCACATCTCTTCAGCTGCGTGTGGAGCAAATGGTGAAAGAAGTCTTGTAAATGCTTTAGCTGTTTCAACTGAGACTTTTCCAAGCTTGATAACTTCGTTATTCATTACCATCATCGCTGAGATCGCCGTGTTAAAACGAAGGTTCTCAACATCTTCAGTAACTTTCTTTATTGTCTTGTGTAGGTGCTTTAGAACGTCTTGATTTGTTTCTTCACCTTCATAAGTATTTTCTGGGTTTCCGTAGAAAGAGAATGACTTTCTTAGAAAGTTAAATACACCCTTAACACCCTTTGTTTGCCATGGCTTAACTTTTTCAAGTGGCCCCATAAACATCTCATAAAGTCTTAGAGCGTCGGCTCCGTATTCTTTGATGATATCATCAGGGTTTACTGTATTTCCTTTTGACTTACTCATCTTTTCACCATGCTCATCTAAGATAAGACCTTGGTTGAAAAGTTTTTGAAATGGCTCTTTTGTTGAAACAAGTCCTAGATCAAATAGAACCTTGTGCCAGAAACGAGCATAGAGTAGGTGAAGAACTGCGTGCTCAACACCACCAACATATAGATCGACTGGCATCCAGTACTCTTCTAATTGTTTATCCCAAGCAACTTCAGAGTTCTTTGGGTCGATAAAGCGAAGGTAGTACCAACAAGAACCTGCCCACTGAGGCATTGTATTTGTTTCACGTCTTGCTTTCTTACCAGTCTTTGGATCAGTTAGGTATAACCAGTCATCAATGCGAGCTAGTGGTGATTCTCCAGTACCTGATGGCTCATACTTTTCAACTTCTGGAAGACCAACAGGAAGCTCATCTTCATCAAGACATCTAACAGTTCCGTCTTCGAATTTAAGAATTGGGAATGGTTCACCCCAGTATCTTTGGCGAGAGAATAACCAGTCGCGAAGCTTGTAGTTGATTTCTTTTTTACCGATTTGATTTTCTTCAAGGTGAGCGATTGCTTTTGCAATACCATCTTCCTTGTTTAGGCCATCAAGGAATCCTGAATTAATATGTGTTCCGTCTCCAGTGAAGGCCGCTTCATTTACATCGCCACCTTCAAGAACTGGAATGATTTCTAAATCGTACTTCTTAGCAAACTCCCAGTCTCTTTCGTCGTGAGCTGGAACGGCCATGATTGCACCTGTTCCGTATGAGATGAGAACATAGTCTGCGATCCAAACTGGAATCTCTTTTCCATTAAGTGGATTGATTGCATAAGCGCCAGTGAAAACACCTGACTTATTCTTATTAAGATCTGTTCGATCAAGATCAGACTTAAGAGATGCTTCTTTGATATAAGCTTCAACTTCAGCTTTCTTATCGTCAGTTGTAATTTGTGCAACAAGGTCGTGTTCAGGAGCTAGGACCATATATGTTGCACCAAATAGTGTATCAGGACGAGTTGTGAAAACATCGATCTTTGAATCAACACCTTTTACAGTAAAAGAAACTTGAGCACCTTCCGA contains:
- the metG gene encoding methionine--tRNA ligase — encoded protein: MTKNTFYATTAIDYPNGRPHIGHAYEKIVTDSYVRWNKILGKETHFLTGTDENGQKLIESAKAAGLDTLEFVNANVEIFKELCTKANIQYDDFIRTTEDRHAETCVELWKNLEAKGLIYHGHYSGNYCLSCESFYTEAQAPDGNCPEHHKPLELKEEEGFFFKLSEYQKWIIDHLKANPDFIVPAARYKEILSRLENDDLRDLAISRPSQGWGVSVPGNDNFVMYTWFDALINYYSALDKEQEAKFWPADMHVIGKDILWFHSVIWPCMLKAADLPLPKQVYVHGMVLAEDGKKMSKSLGNVVDPFEMLEKYPTDTFRYYMLKNISSSGDGKFSEQELVDKHNSELANDYGNLLMRVIKLGLKSFPDKVYTAQGVTQEIDALPHFERAKEFMERREHNKAIDAIWDLIVSLNQYVNDKEPWKHKADEAAFAPIAYNCFYGMAAASYMLQAFLPECTKTALEYIGSSVNGSELMEFGKATYTPQPPEALFPKVELK
- the leuS gene encoding leucine--tRNA ligase; its protein translation is MQYNFGEIEPKWQKFWDDNKTFRTDSTDKSKPKYYVLDMFPYPSGAGLHVGHVEGYTATDILARFKRMNGHNVLHPMGWDSFGLPAENYAIKTGTHPNVITKENIGNFTRQLKACGFSYDWDREIATSSIDYYKWTQWIFTQLYNKGLAFEDEISVNWCPELKTVLANEEVIDGKSEVGGHPVVRKPMKQWMLKITEYADRLLEDLDDLDWPESLKELQRNWIGRSEGAQVSFTVKGVDSKIDVFTTRPDTLFGATYMVLAPEHDLVAQITTDDKKAEVEAYIKEASLKSDLDRTDLNKNKSGVFTGAYAINPLNGKEIPVWIADYVLISYGTGAIMAVPAHDERDWEFAKKYDLEIIPVLEGGDVNEAAFTGDGTHINSGFLDGLNKEDGIAKAIAHLEENQIGKKEINYKLRDWLFSRQRYWGEPFPILKFEDGTVRCLDEDELPVGLPEVEKYEPSGTGESPLARIDDWLYLTDPKTGKKARRETNTMPQWAGSCWYYLRFIDPKNSEVAWDKQLEEYWMPVDLYVGGVEHAVLHLLYARFWHKVLFDLGLVSTKEPFQKLFNQGLILDEHGEKMSKSKGNTVNPDDIIKEYGADALRLYEMFMGPLEKVKPWQTKGVKGVFNFLRKSFSFYGNPENTYEGEETNQDVLKHLHKTIKKVTEDVENLRFNTAISAMMVMNNEVIKLGKVSVETAKAFTRLLSPFAPHAAEEMWANLGETTSCSLAAWPAFDADLAKDDLITMAIQVNGKTRSTIDVPADISKEDFLAQAKADEKVAKFLTGTIVKEIYVPGRICNIVVKP